A stretch of the Salminus brasiliensis chromosome 19, fSalBra1.hap2, whole genome shotgun sequence genome encodes the following:
- the sh3gl3b gene encoding endophilin-A3b isoform X1 — MSVAGLKKQLHKASQLLNEKINGVEGTKLDEDFVKMEKKFEITQKLILDLVPKTTEYLQPNPAYRAKLSMLNTMSRIRGQVKTVGYPQTEGMLGDCMLRYGSELGIESAFGCALVDMGQALKQMAQVRDCLDVRVKHSFIDPLQILQDKDLKEIMYHLRKLEGRRLDFDYKKRRKGKIADSEIKQALEKFEESKELAERSMFNLIENDVEQVRQLLGLVDAALDYHRQSCLILENIRSSLQNRITDTSNRPKKEFISKSIASTICYTDIYGFSTCSSVRSSDTEITDALSEKNATPVAHTSNQTPLIPQTSEHPAYKQDCDSHLDQPCCRALFSFKPENQGELGFKEGDLIILTNQIDENWYEGLLSGESGFFPISYVKVLVPLPQ; from the exons ATGTCTGTGGCTGGACTGAAGAAACAGTTGCACAAAGCAAGTCAG TTGCTCAATGAAAAGATCAATGGAGTTGAAGGAACAAAGCTGGATGAAGATTTCGTCAAGATGGAAAAG AAGTTTGAAATCACTCAAAAACTGATTCTCGACCTTGTTCCAAAAACCACAGAGTACCTTCAGCCAAACCCAG CATATCGAGCAAAACTCAGCATGCTCAACACAATGTCCAGGATCCGGGGTCAGGTGAAGACAGTTGGCTATCCGCAGACAGAGGGAATGCTGGGAGACTGCATGTTGCGCTATGGCAGTGAGCTTGGCATTGAATCTGCATTTG GCTGTGCACTGGTGGACATGGGACAGGCCTTGAAACAGATGGCCCAGGTAAGAGATTGTCTGGATGTGCGTGTCAAACACAGCTTCATTGATCCACTTCAGATACTGCAGGACAAAGATCTGAAGGAAATTATG TACCATCTGAGAAAACTTGAGGGACGCCGCTTAGACTTTGACTACAAGAAAAGGCGCAAAGGGAAGATCGCAGACTCTGAGATTAAGCAGGCACTGGAGAAGTTTGAGGAGTCCAAAGAGCTGGCAGAGAGAAGCATGTTCAACCTTATAGAAAATGAT GTTGAACAGGTGCGGCAGCTATTAGGCCTCGTTGATGCAGCACTGGATTACCATCGGCAGTCATGCCTCATTCTGGAAAACATCAGAAGTAGTCTGCAGAACAG AATAACCGATACCAGCAACAGACCAAAGAAGGAGTTCATATCAAAATCCATCGCAAGTACAATATGTTACACTGACATTTATGGATTTTCCACCTGCTCGTCAGTACGATCTTCAG ATACTGAGATAACTGATGCATTGAGTGAGAAAA ATGCCACTCCTGTGGCTCACACATCCAACCAGACGCCGCTCATACCACAAACCTCAGAACATCCAGCTTACAAAC aagACTGCGATTCCCATCTGGACCAGCCTTGCTGTCGTGCACTTTTCAGCTTTAAACCTGAAAATCAAGGAGAGTTGGGCTTCAAGGAGGGAGATCTCATTATTCTCACCAACCAGATTGATGAGAACTGGTATGAAGGCCTGCTCAGTGGGGAGTCAGGCTTTTTCCCCATCAGCTACGTCAAAGTCCTTGTACCTCTGCCACAATGA
- the sh3gl3b gene encoding endophilin-A3b isoform X2 — MSVAGLKKQLHKASQLLNEKINGVEGTKLDEDFVKMEKKFEITQKLILDLVPKTTEYLQPNPAYRAKLSMLNTMSRIRGQVKTVGYPQTEGMLGDCMLRYGSELGIESAFGCALVDMGQALKQMAQVRDCLDVRVKHSFIDPLQILQDKDLKEIMYHLRKLEGRRLDFDYKKRRKGKIADSEIKQALEKFEESKELAERSMFNLIENDVEQVRQLLGLVDAALDYHRQSCLILENIRSSLQNRITDTSNRPKKEFISKSIASTICYTDIYGFSTCSSVRSSDTEITDALSEKILTCQTIGNDSRILKDS, encoded by the exons ATGTCTGTGGCTGGACTGAAGAAACAGTTGCACAAAGCAAGTCAG TTGCTCAATGAAAAGATCAATGGAGTTGAAGGAACAAAGCTGGATGAAGATTTCGTCAAGATGGAAAAG AAGTTTGAAATCACTCAAAAACTGATTCTCGACCTTGTTCCAAAAACCACAGAGTACCTTCAGCCAAACCCAG CATATCGAGCAAAACTCAGCATGCTCAACACAATGTCCAGGATCCGGGGTCAGGTGAAGACAGTTGGCTATCCGCAGACAGAGGGAATGCTGGGAGACTGCATGTTGCGCTATGGCAGTGAGCTTGGCATTGAATCTGCATTTG GCTGTGCACTGGTGGACATGGGACAGGCCTTGAAACAGATGGCCCAGGTAAGAGATTGTCTGGATGTGCGTGTCAAACACAGCTTCATTGATCCACTTCAGATACTGCAGGACAAAGATCTGAAGGAAATTATG TACCATCTGAGAAAACTTGAGGGACGCCGCTTAGACTTTGACTACAAGAAAAGGCGCAAAGGGAAGATCGCAGACTCTGAGATTAAGCAGGCACTGGAGAAGTTTGAGGAGTCCAAAGAGCTGGCAGAGAGAAGCATGTTCAACCTTATAGAAAATGAT GTTGAACAGGTGCGGCAGCTATTAGGCCTCGTTGATGCAGCACTGGATTACCATCGGCAGTCATGCCTCATTCTGGAAAACATCAGAAGTAGTCTGCAGAACAG AATAACCGATACCAGCAACAGACCAAAGAAGGAGTTCATATCAAAATCCATCGCAAGTACAATATGTTACACTGACATTTATGGATTTTCCACCTGCTCGTCAGTACGATCTTCAG ATACTGAGATAACTGATGCATTGAGTGAGAAAA TCCTCACCTGCCAGACCATAGGCAATGACTCTAGAATTCTGAAGGACTCTTAA